In one window of Mytilus trossulus isolate FHL-02 chromosome 7, PNRI_Mtr1.1.1.hap1, whole genome shotgun sequence DNA:
- the LOC134727152 gene encoding heparan-alpha-glucosaminide N-acetyltransferase-like, with product MKCRTILILLVLFDGGVHSLSFGKYQDDSSIPMDKAKVTITSDIAIDISSQSEECNGCTLVPLAINVSKITVLVDTRWKTRLNITTDLENVRKTSNCSEVHLSMHFKEQGRYTIHVTATGGLWCVLELTNSPKSSFIALYAAAGIFFAVALLWWFLTKYCWDKLYQKIYPNDGENEPLIDQVTISHDGSLKHSHGGLISSVSLTSSTEIHESGKHGSSQNLQGARESPDAKPKKERLKSLDTFRGISIVIMVFVNYGGGGYWFFSHSKWNGLTVADLVFPWFIFIMGTSMIYSFTSLLRNDTPKHKIFLKILRRSCILFILGLIINTNGSSSIKMTELRIPGVLQRFAVTYLITATVHMFVAKLPDTVIMFEKNVYRMSLFKNRYKDISNYWAEWIIISLFILAHTCLTFLLYVPGCKKGYLGPGGLDDNSTHLYCTGGTAGYIDRKVFGEKHILGSPTCKEIYHNVLSHEPEGLLGTLTSCVLCFLGLQAGKILCTYKSRLDRVVRFCTWGIVLCLLAGILCNFRKNDGWIPINKNLWSLSFVFCLGGFAFLLLCFCYLMIDEWKIWNGAPFYYPGMNAILVYMGHELLHKNFPVSWDVPETHASKLAIDLYGASLWVIVATYLYYKKSFYVI from the exons tgcACCCTAGTTCCATTAGCTATTAATGTATCGAAAATAACGGTGTTAGTTGACACAAGATGGAAAACAAGATTGAATATAACAACAGATCTAGAGAATGTGAggaaaacttcaaactgcag tgAAGTGCATTTGTCAATGCATTTTAAAGAACAAGGAAGATACACAATACATGTAACTGCAACTGGTGGACTTTGGTGTGTTCTTGAGCTTACAAATTCACCAAAAAGTTCATTCATTG CACTATATGCAGCGGCTGGTATTTTCTTTGCTGTTGCTTTATTATGGTGGTTTTTAACAAAGTACTGTTG GGATAAGCTTTATCAAAAGATCTATCCAAACGACGGTGAAAATGAACCCCTTATTGATCAG GTCACGATAAGCCATGATGGTTCACTGAAACATAGTCACGGTGGTTTGATATCATCAGTTAGTCTTACATCATCAACAGAAATACACGAATCAGGTAAACATGGTTCATCACAGAATCTTCAAGGTGCCCGTGAATCCCCAGATGCTAAACCAAAGAAAGAGAGGCTAAAATCATTGGACACATTTAGAGG AATAAGCATAGTAATAATGGTTTTCGTGAATTATGGCGGTGGTGGATACTGGTTTTTCAGTCATTCAAAATGGAACGGATTGACAGTTGCAGATTTAGTTTTTCCGTG GTTCATCTTTATCATGGGTACATCTATGATTTATTCCTTCACGAGTCTTTTGAGGAATGATACACCAAAgcacaagatttttttgaagATATTAAGACGATCATGTATACTCTTTATACTTGGACTTATCATAAATACAAATGGAAGTTCTT CTATCAAGATGACAGAACTAAGAATACCCGGAGTTCTACAAAGATTTGCTGTTACTTATCTCATTACAGCCACAGTGCACATGTTTGTTGCTAAACTCCCGGATACGGTAATTATGTTTGAGAAAAATGTTTATagaatgtcacttttca aaaacagatataaagatatatCCAACTACTGGGCGGAGTGGattattatttctttgtttatattagCTCATACATGCCTTACATTTCTGCTATATGTTCCTGGCTGCAAAAA AGGGTACCTTGGGCCAGGAGGACTAGACGACAATAGCACTCATCTTTATTGTACCGGAGGAACAGCAGGTTATATAGACAGAAAGGTTTTTGGAGAAAAGCATATTTTAGGATCTCCTACGTGTAAG GAAATTTATCACAACGTCCTGTCACATGAACCGGAAGGATTACTTGGAACCCTAACATCTTGTGTTCTTTGCTTTCTCGGACTTCAA GCAGGCAAAATTCTTTGTACATACAAAAGCAGATTAGACAGAGTAGTGCGATTCTGTACATGGGGAATTGTTTTG TGTCTGTTAGCAGGaattttgtgtaattttaggAAAAACGATGGATGGATTCCTATCAACAAAAACTTATG GTCTTTATCGTTTGTGTTCTGCCTTGGTGGTTTTGCATTCCTTCTGTTGTGTTTTTGCTATTTGATGATAGATGAATGGAAAATATGGAATGGAGCACCATTTTATTACCCAG GTATGAATGCCATATTGGTATATATGGGACACGAACTTTTGCATAAGAACTTTCCAGTTAGTTGGGACGTCCCAGAAACACATGCGAGTAAACTTGCAATAGACCTCTACGGTGCAAGTTTATGGGTCATAGTAGCTACATATTTATACTATAAGAAAtcattttatgtaatataa